A stretch of the Sorangium aterium genome encodes the following:
- a CDS encoding RNA polymerase sigma factor: MTASQPPRPPPAPAHDTDPGSASDADPGLTADAAPGTAAEPPPRPTFEEVYTGLLRYVLRVLWRMGVPARHLRDVAQEVFLVVHCRFGEYDPRFSMKAWVAGIASNLALRHVRLARNRRELLARSDGERVDVADPGYDAEQRFAQAETQRIVRGLVQRIEGDRRVVFLLYELEDIEMREIAAALQISENTAWDRLRRARKEFAAAVKRLGARERDALGLYGARSALAPLALVHGLRLLELGDARLDLPEDLGEVLWARLRALLAPGEGDGGASADLAARVLPPGEGAAEAVPAWDARRAPASFARGGIEVMRAKLVAAGAALFLGGAGAGAGTLYAALPRTAPPEIGLARGDTLAAVPVGSDAPAALADVPAAVSSAAPAPAPPAAVGAGAAVPPMDADLTLIQRAIAALGSGRAGEALGALDRHARSYPRSPRAQQRETLAIQALEQTGRRVEAAARAARFREAFPGSAYLPAIEDALNGSP; this comes from the coding sequence ATGACGGCGTCTCAACCCCCCCGGCCTCCGCCGGCCCCCGCCCATGACACCGACCCCGGATCGGCATCTGATGCCGACCCCGGGCTGACGGCCGACGCCGCCCCCGGGACGGCGGCCGAGCCGCCCCCGCGGCCCACCTTCGAGGAGGTGTACACGGGCCTGCTCCGGTACGTCCTCCGGGTGCTCTGGCGGATGGGGGTGCCGGCGCGGCACCTGCGCGACGTGGCCCAGGAGGTGTTCCTGGTCGTCCACTGCCGCTTCGGAGAGTACGACCCCCGCTTCTCCATGAAGGCGTGGGTGGCGGGCATCGCGTCGAACCTCGCCCTGCGGCACGTGCGGCTCGCCAGGAACCGGCGGGAGCTGCTCGCGCGCTCCGACGGCGAGCGCGTCGACGTCGCGGACCCGGGGTACGACGCGGAGCAGCGGTTCGCGCAGGCCGAGACGCAGAGGATCGTCCGCGGGCTCGTCCAGCGCATCGAGGGCGACCGGCGCGTCGTGTTCCTCCTCTACGAGCTCGAGGACATCGAGATGCGCGAGATCGCCGCGGCGCTCCAGATATCGGAGAACACCGCGTGGGACCGGCTGCGGCGGGCCCGCAAGGAGTTCGCGGCCGCGGTCAAGCGGCTGGGCGCGCGGGAGCGCGACGCGCTCGGCCTGTACGGCGCGCGTTCGGCTCTGGCGCCGCTCGCCTTGGTCCACGGGCTGCGGCTGCTCGAGCTCGGGGACGCCCGGCTCGACCTGCCGGAAGACCTCGGCGAGGTGCTCTGGGCGCGGCTCCGGGCGCTGCTCGCCCCCGGGGAGGGCGACGGGGGCGCGTCAGCCGACCTGGCTGCGCGAGTCCTCCCGCCCGGCGAGGGCGCAGCGGAGGCTGTCCCCGCGTGGGACGCGCGCCGCGCCCCGGCGAGCTTCGCGAGGGGTGGTATCGAGGTCATGCGGGCGAAGCTCGTCGCGGCAGGCGCAGCCCTGTTCCTGGGCGGGGCCGGCGCCGGCGCCGGCACGCTCTACGCGGCGCTGCCACGCACAGCGCCGCCGGAGATCGGCCTCGCTCGCGGCGACACGCTCGCGGCGGTCCCGGTCGGCTCGGACGCGCCGGCCGCGCTCGCCGATGTCCCGGCGGCGGTGTCCTCGGCGGCGCCCGCGCCGGCACCGCCCGCCGCAGTCGGCGCGGGGGCGGCCGTCCCACCGATGGATGCCGACTTGACCCTGATCCAGCGCGCGATCGCCGCGCTTGGATCGGGAAGAGCGGGCGAGGCGCTCGGCGCGCTCGACCGCCATGCGCGGAGCTACCCGCGCAGCCCGAGAGCCCAGCAACGCGAGACCCTGGCGATACAGGCCCTCGAGCAGACCGGTCGGCGCGTCGAGGCCGCGGCGCGAGCCGCCCGGTTCCGCGAGGCGTTCCCCGGCAGCGCATACCTGCCCGCCATCGAGGACGCGTTGAACGGCTCTCCGTGA
- a CDS encoding RNA recognition motif domain-containing protein, which produces MGNRLYVGNLSFSTTRETLESAFAAAGEVREIAMPTDRETGQPRGFAFVTMGSAQAANSAISQLNGAVLDGRALKVNEAQERPARGFGGGGGGFGGGGGGGGFGGGGGGFGGGGGGFGGGGGGRGGRGGSGGRGGRGDRY; this is translated from the coding sequence ATGGGAAATCGTCTCTACGTAGGAAACCTTTCGTTCAGCACCACCCGCGAGACCCTCGAGTCCGCGTTCGCCGCAGCCGGCGAGGTCCGTGAGATCGCGATGCCGACCGACCGCGAGACGGGGCAGCCGCGTGGCTTCGCGTTCGTGACCATGGGCTCGGCCCAGGCCGCGAACAGCGCGATCTCGCAGCTGAACGGCGCCGTCCTCGATGGTCGCGCGCTCAAGGTCAACGAGGCGCAGGAGCGCCCGGCCCGCGGCTTCGGCGGCGGTGGTGGCGGCTTCGGCGGCGGCGGCGGCGGTGGTGGCTTCGGCGGCGGTGGTGGGGGCTTCGGCGGCGGCGGCGGCGGCTTCGGCGGCGGTGGTGGTGGCCGCGGCGGTCGCGGCGGCTCCGGCGGCCGCGGCGGTCGCGGCGACCGGTACTGA
- a CDS encoding cupin domain-containing protein — translation MDTATRDEVLKRWRARGFHGGLWTDPPGRVWRDYVHDEDELLMVLEGELELTLAGTTIVPRIGEEIEIRAGVVHTVRNRGETTARWLYAYGRLG, via the coding sequence ATGGATACGGCGACTCGCGACGAGGTGCTGAAGCGCTGGCGCGCGCGCGGCTTCCACGGCGGGCTCTGGACCGATCCGCCCGGCCGCGTGTGGAGGGACTACGTTCACGACGAGGACGAGCTCTTGATGGTCCTCGAAGGCGAGCTCGAGCTCACGCTCGCGGGCACGACGATCGTGCCCCGCATCGGCGAGGAGATCGAGATCCGCGCCGGCGTGGTGCACACCGTCCGCAACCGGGGCGAGACGACGGCCCGCTGGCTCTACGCCTACGGGCGGCTCGGGTGA
- a CDS encoding undecaprenyl-diphosphate phosphatase encodes MFWFDAVLLGVLEGLTEFLPVSSTGHLILLGAWLGHQSEAAKTLDIVIQLGAVLAVVVYFRERLSTTVRGMVRRDPDSLRLALALAFAFLPAAVVGLLFHKAIKAYLFGPGPVAAALIAGGLLMIGVESVRRRRPDQGAPRVEDVTLQRALAIGFAQCFSLWPGASRSMTTIVGGQLSGLSTAAAAEFSFLLAIPTLGAATVFDLVKNGRALLDAPGGIVALVVGLAVSFAVALLVIAVFLRYLKRYGLAPFGWYRVALGALVLWLWLASRSAPAEAGAAAASPAPRGDVAAAADGLARTGDHPSRP; translated from the coding sequence ATGTTCTGGTTCGATGCCGTCCTGCTCGGGGTCCTCGAGGGCCTGACCGAGTTCCTTCCCGTCTCGTCCACCGGTCATCTCATCCTGCTCGGCGCGTGGCTCGGTCACCAGAGCGAGGCGGCGAAGACGCTCGATATCGTGATCCAGCTCGGCGCGGTCCTCGCGGTCGTCGTCTATTTCCGCGAGCGCCTCTCGACCACCGTGCGCGGCATGGTCCGGCGGGATCCGGACAGCCTCCGCCTCGCGCTCGCCCTCGCGTTCGCGTTTCTCCCCGCCGCCGTGGTCGGCCTGCTCTTCCACAAGGCCATCAAGGCGTACCTGTTCGGCCCGGGGCCCGTCGCGGCCGCGCTCATCGCCGGCGGTCTCCTGATGATCGGCGTCGAGTCGGTCCGCCGCCGCCGGCCGGATCAGGGCGCTCCGCGCGTCGAGGACGTCACGCTCCAGCGCGCGCTCGCGATCGGCTTCGCGCAGTGCTTCTCGCTCTGGCCCGGCGCGTCCCGCTCGATGACCACCATCGTCGGCGGGCAGCTCTCGGGCCTCAGCACCGCCGCGGCCGCCGAGTTCTCGTTCCTCCTCGCCATCCCGACGCTCGGCGCCGCGACCGTCTTCGATCTCGTCAAGAACGGCCGCGCCTTGCTCGACGCCCCCGGCGGGATCGTGGCGCTCGTGGTCGGGCTCGCCGTCTCGTTCGCCGTCGCCCTGCTCGTGATCGCGGTCTTCCTGCGTTACCTCAAGCGTTATGGCCTCGCGCCGTTCGGCTGGTACCGCGTCGCGCTCGGCGCGCTGGTCCTCTGGCTCTGGCTCGCGAGCCGCTCCGCCCCCGCCGAGGCCGGCGCCGCCGCGGCCTCACCCGCGCCGCGGGGGGACGTCGCGGCCGCAGCGGACGGCCTCGCCCGTACCGGCGATCACCCGAGCCGCCCGTAG
- a CDS encoding response regulator, whose product MSAVLSGDVDVVECTSAEQALVLLEAREFHLVCSDVVMPGMKGDELLRRVANMPVYTSCLLITGAEEYTRSKEAVYHHVLLKPFNPARLTALVLQLARLTEMKRSVHSMADSLTPTDAGSELVSCGWPDAGMAPESSHAPRSTKLEACVTCGATPHELPHEPEPARAAASTLRARKRWAR is encoded by the coding sequence ATCTCCGCAGTCCTCTCCGGGGACGTCGACGTCGTGGAATGTACGTCGGCGGAGCAGGCGCTCGTATTGCTCGAAGCCAGGGAGTTTCACCTGGTCTGCTCCGACGTGGTGATGCCTGGGATGAAAGGGGACGAGCTGCTCCGGAGGGTGGCGAACATGCCCGTGTACACGAGCTGTCTCCTCATCACCGGCGCCGAGGAGTACACGCGCTCGAAGGAGGCCGTGTATCACCACGTCCTGCTCAAGCCGTTCAATCCGGCCCGGCTCACGGCGCTCGTCCTTCAGCTGGCGCGCCTCACCGAGATGAAGCGCTCGGTCCACTCGATGGCGGACTCGCTCACGCCGACGGACGCCGGGAGCGAGCTCGTGTCGTGCGGCTGGCCCGACGCCGGCATGGCGCCGGAGTCGTCGCACGCGCCGAGATCCACGAAGCTGGAGGCCTGCGTGACGTGCGGCGCCACGCCGCACGAGCTGCCGCACGAGCCGGAGCCGGCGAGGGCCGCCGCGTCCACGCTCCGGGCCCGGAAGCGATGGGCCCGGTGA
- a CDS encoding VOC family protein: protein MTQRPHPIAPPPYHAVVPHLVVAGAPDAIAFYKKVFGATEKLRLADPKLGGAIVCAELVIGDSIVSVADEAPQWNARGPKALGGSPIVLTLNVEDPDAVAARAVEAGAKIIYPIADQFYGRREGRIEDPFGHQWILSAFIEDVSVEEMQVRMARWWEDQGPSGA from the coding sequence ATGACCCAGCGACCACACCCCATCGCCCCGCCCCCGTACCACGCCGTCGTGCCGCACCTCGTCGTCGCCGGCGCGCCCGACGCCATCGCGTTCTACAAGAAGGTGTTCGGCGCGACCGAGAAGCTGCGCCTCGCCGACCCGAAGCTCGGCGGCGCCATCGTCTGCGCCGAGCTCGTGATCGGCGACTCCATCGTCAGCGTCGCCGACGAGGCCCCCCAGTGGAACGCGCGCGGCCCGAAGGCGCTCGGCGGCTCGCCGATCGTCCTCACGCTGAACGTCGAGGACCCCGACGCGGTCGCCGCGCGCGCCGTCGAGGCGGGGGCCAAGATCATCTACCCGATCGCGGACCAGTTCTACGGCCGGCGGGAGGGCAGGATCGAGGACCCGTTCGGGCACCAGTGGATCCTGTCGGCCTTCATCGAGGACGTCTCGGTCGAGGAGATGCAGGTGCGCATGGCGAGGTGGTGGGAGGACCAGGGCCCGAGCGGCGCCTGA
- a CDS encoding helix-turn-helix domain-containing protein, with amino-acid sequence MACFSPGPPMRFVTYTPPPPLGRFVRLLWYYAAPELPDLLERVLPSGAMSLLINLAEDELRWYDGGAARCHRLSGIAVCGAHAEHFAIDSAEQRAIVGAELSPGGAAPFFGLDAGELGGAHVSLDALWGREAALVRERVLEAKTPEERLRALESALAARLLRPRAPLERDRSVDFALAAFADPSRAWTVADVTGQLGMSSKRFIRSFTERVGLTPKRYCRVQRFQQAVSAIERGERVPWAGVAAACGYYDQAHFIHDFRAFAGLTPTEYVTRRRERNHVPLDG; translated from the coding sequence ATGGCATGCTTCTCCCCCGGGCCGCCCATGCGCTTCGTCACGTACACCCCGCCTCCGCCACTCGGCCGTTTCGTCCGCCTGCTCTGGTACTACGCCGCCCCCGAGCTCCCCGACCTGCTGGAGCGCGTGCTCCCCAGCGGCGCCATGAGCCTCCTCATCAACCTCGCCGAGGACGAGCTGCGCTGGTACGACGGCGGCGCCGCTCGCTGCCACCGCCTCTCCGGCATCGCGGTCTGCGGCGCCCACGCCGAGCACTTCGCGATCGACTCGGCGGAGCAGCGCGCGATCGTGGGCGCGGAGCTCTCCCCGGGCGGCGCGGCCCCGTTCTTCGGCCTGGACGCCGGGGAGCTCGGCGGCGCCCACGTCTCGCTCGACGCGCTGTGGGGGCGCGAGGCCGCCCTCGTCCGCGAGCGCGTGCTCGAGGCGAAGACCCCCGAGGAAAGGCTCCGCGCGCTCGAGTCCGCCCTCGCAGCGCGCCTTCTCCGGCCGCGCGCGCCGCTCGAGCGCGATCGCTCGGTCGATTTCGCGCTCGCCGCGTTCGCGGACCCGTCCCGCGCGTGGACCGTGGCCGACGTGACAGGGCAGCTCGGGATGAGCTCGAAGCGGTTCATCCGGAGCTTCACCGAGCGCGTCGGCCTCACCCCGAAGCGTTATTGCCGTGTGCAGCGCTTCCAGCAGGCGGTCTCCGCGATCGAGCGCGGCGAGCGCGTCCCCTGGGCGGGCGTCGCGGCCGCGTGCGGCTATTACGACCAGGCGCACTTCATCCACGACTTCCGCGCGTTCGCCGGCCTCACGCCCACCGAGTACGTGACAAGGCGCCGCGAGCGGAACCATGTCCCGCTCGACGGCTGA
- a CDS encoding NACHT domain-containing protein has protein sequence MTTAVREAKTRAGRGKTVGAKRRSKMEHTATESKEAVLDTVFADAPEVPRASGDLPDMVRKNRRERARRRLRDALEARGPYPVPEGLRGELRALVERWGQKGFEDAFPDADVFEIRCAEERAVLEAAARGDEEARFAAAERAYRREIEARHGQIEIRGLQLSARVRQDLEIAYVPLHVEEPSEEPRAAKPRKGAGKRPKGGVTASEAKAASAMLHALERPRVLATDALVNHPRLLIIGEPGSGKSTLLAYLATRAARGELTTSTQGGDRASIPFVVPVRALQEAAATPEEIARAAGAEAWFVEAALQRGRALLLVDGLDEARTHVAGKVLPALTAMLDAYPGIPVVVTTRPAATPGKDEAAPRGFARARLVPMTRDEVAVFIDRWCLAAELSLNKPRGQAEIDARAAADDLKERVRASRAIEKLAQTPLLCSVICVVHRFLGQRIPERRVALYEAITNVLLYEWDRAKFADGAAIGKLDAHAKRALLARLALSMHKARVAELPAEEVVKRLAAHLPDLGRPEEEAEAIVAEIRDRNGVLVERAPGSFAFSHLTFQEYLAAMELVNAHAYNELLRNYKHKWWHEVIVLSAGFPGAHADRIIRGLLDKDGEDVAVGTMLAAQCAETAIEVRQPLRKEIEKRVARLVPPASHTEFETLYFLGELAGPVLVRSLDKASTEGKASIIRLLAFIEYEPATRAILKFLKDPSQTKHPFASISQMQNRPTTLAECAAIFVAYLTNVSETAYSIFLDAIPSADPSAVQALKIWKRIEKDPQQQDKLETLITRAEAAHARASSSVARSPKRATRSG, from the coding sequence GTGACGACGGCCGTACGAGAGGCGAAGACCCGGGCGGGGCGAGGCAAGACCGTCGGGGCGAAGCGCCGCTCCAAGATGGAACACACGGCGACGGAGTCCAAGGAAGCGGTGCTCGACACGGTCTTCGCCGACGCGCCGGAGGTCCCTCGGGCGAGCGGCGACCTGCCCGACATGGTCCGCAAGAACCGGCGTGAGCGGGCAAGGCGGCGGCTGCGCGATGCGCTCGAGGCGCGGGGGCCTTATCCCGTCCCGGAGGGGCTGCGCGGGGAGCTACGCGCGCTGGTGGAGCGGTGGGGGCAAAAGGGCTTCGAGGACGCCTTTCCGGATGCAGACGTGTTCGAGATCCGGTGCGCTGAAGAGCGCGCGGTGCTCGAGGCGGCAGCCAGGGGCGACGAAGAGGCGCGCTTCGCTGCCGCGGAGCGGGCGTACCGGCGGGAGATCGAGGCGAGGCACGGGCAGATCGAGATCCGCGGACTCCAGCTCAGCGCGCGCGTCCGGCAGGATCTCGAGATCGCCTATGTGCCGCTGCACGTCGAGGAGCCGTCCGAGGAGCCGCGCGCGGCGAAACCCAGGAAAGGAGCGGGCAAGAGACCCAAGGGCGGCGTAACGGCGTCCGAAGCGAAGGCAGCGAGCGCCATGCTGCACGCCCTCGAGCGGCCGCGGGTGCTCGCCACGGACGCGCTCGTGAACCACCCACGGCTCCTGATCATCGGTGAGCCGGGGAGCGGCAAGTCGACGCTCCTCGCCTACCTGGCCACGCGCGCCGCTCGGGGCGAGCTGACCACCTCGACCCAAGGAGGCGATCGGGCATCGATTCCGTTCGTCGTGCCGGTGCGGGCACTTCAAGAGGCCGCGGCGACCCCGGAGGAGATCGCTCGCGCCGCCGGTGCCGAGGCCTGGTTCGTGGAAGCAGCGCTGCAGCGCGGCCGTGCGCTGCTCCTCGTCGATGGCCTGGATGAAGCCCGGACGCACGTGGCAGGGAAGGTGCTCCCGGCCCTCACGGCGATGCTCGATGCGTATCCGGGGATCCCGGTCGTCGTCACGACGAGGCCGGCCGCCACGCCCGGTAAGGACGAGGCCGCGCCCAGGGGCTTTGCGCGCGCGCGGCTCGTGCCGATGACGCGCGACGAGGTCGCCGTCTTCATCGATCGCTGGTGTCTGGCCGCCGAGCTGAGCCTCAACAAGCCACGCGGACAGGCCGAGATCGACGCGCGCGCCGCCGCAGACGACCTGAAAGAGCGGGTGAGGGCGAGCCGGGCGATCGAGAAGCTCGCGCAGACTCCCCTCCTCTGCTCGGTCATCTGCGTCGTCCACCGCTTCCTGGGTCAGCGGATCCCGGAGCGACGGGTCGCCCTGTACGAGGCGATCACCAACGTGCTGCTCTATGAGTGGGACCGGGCCAAGTTCGCGGACGGCGCCGCCATCGGCAAGCTCGACGCCCACGCGAAGCGCGCCCTGCTCGCCCGGCTCGCGCTCTCGATGCACAAGGCGCGCGTGGCGGAGTTGCCCGCGGAGGAGGTCGTCAAGAGGCTCGCGGCGCACCTGCCGGATCTCGGCCGTCCGGAGGAGGAGGCGGAGGCGATCGTGGCCGAGATCCGCGACCGCAACGGCGTGCTCGTGGAGCGGGCCCCGGGCTCGTTTGCGTTCTCGCACCTGACGTTCCAGGAGTACCTCGCCGCGATGGAGCTGGTAAATGCGCACGCTTACAACGAGCTGCTGCGCAATTACAAGCACAAGTGGTGGCATGAGGTCATCGTCCTCTCGGCCGGCTTTCCAGGGGCTCACGCGGACCGGATCATCCGCGGGCTGCTCGACAAGGACGGCGAGGACGTGGCTGTAGGGACGATGCTCGCGGCGCAATGCGCCGAGACCGCCATCGAGGTTAGGCAGCCGCTGCGGAAGGAGATCGAGAAACGCGTGGCGCGGCTGGTTCCGCCGGCGAGCCACACGGAGTTCGAGACGCTTTACTTTCTGGGAGAGTTGGCTGGACCGGTGCTTGTTCGCTCGCTCGACAAGGCGAGCACGGAAGGGAAGGCATCGATCATCAGGTTGCTTGCATTCATCGAATACGAGCCGGCGACGAGGGCAATCCTCAAGTTCCTAAAAGACCCAAGCCAGACGAAGCATCCGTTCGCCAGCATCTCCCAAATGCAAAATCGGCCCACCACCCTCGCCGAGTGCGCCGCCATTTTCGTGGCATATCTAACTAACGTCTCGGAGACGGCGTACTCCATCTTTCTCGACGCCATCCCCTCGGCTGATCCAAGCGCCGTTCAGGCGCTAAAAATTTGGAAGAGAATCGAGAAAGATCCCCAGCAGCAAGACAAACTCGAGACGCTCATCACGCGCGCCGAGGCCGCACACGCGAGGGCTTCTTCTTCCGTCGCCCGTTCGCCCAAACGCGCCACACGTTCTGGTTGA
- a CDS encoding AAA family ATPase: MTTRRKQSKSPPAPPVGASTAGGARLVLENVRCFVRSEVPLGAQVTVIIGQNGSGKTSIVEAIASLAPGEGEGLDRFPLRHGGSVGSISLYGAGPEPIARWTDGAARSERARLPRGHHVFGYGQYRALRPPVRPRQATGPALLGPEWEQALARALPAHLEDALRRPATRTLVDFDEYLFRDLAAYVAILEERGEYDPAARAVWTRLHGWLVGLDRRIEDVEIVEREGRRVAAFRRSGVSLSIIELSDGYRAMLSVVLDLAIRYAQTFSALDDPLAGEALVAIDEVDLNLHPRWQRRIIDRLTSLFPGTRFVLTTHSPAVVQAAIDDKERAIAVLVLDEKPGEGTTVRRLTEGDLERLDGAEVDSVMVDGAVFDVPSRLSPTYEALEVEAAELRQKIEGGTATARDRQRLLKVLDELQGVLAREEEREGKGPLLSEIARTQIALLRVLDSQLTAKGGGRRDPAPAKGRRSAR, encoded by the coding sequence GTGACGACGCGTCGCAAGCAGAGCAAGTCGCCGCCCGCGCCCCCGGTGGGAGCGAGCACCGCCGGTGGAGCACGGCTCGTCCTCGAGAACGTCCGCTGCTTCGTGCGCAGCGAGGTGCCGCTCGGGGCGCAGGTCACGGTCATCATCGGGCAGAACGGCTCCGGCAAGACGAGCATCGTCGAGGCGATCGCCTCGCTCGCGCCCGGCGAGGGCGAGGGGCTCGACCGGTTTCCGCTGCGCCACGGCGGGTCGGTCGGATCGATCTCGCTCTACGGCGCTGGCCCCGAGCCGATCGCGCGCTGGACCGATGGGGCAGCGCGCTCCGAGCGCGCGCGGCTCCCGCGTGGGCACCACGTCTTCGGTTATGGGCAGTATCGCGCCCTGCGCCCGCCGGTCAGGCCGCGCCAGGCGACCGGGCCTGCGCTCCTCGGTCCAGAGTGGGAGCAGGCGCTGGCCCGGGCGCTCCCCGCTCACCTGGAAGACGCGCTGCGCCGGCCGGCCACGCGCACGCTCGTCGATTTCGACGAGTACCTCTTCCGGGACCTCGCCGCCTACGTCGCGATCCTGGAGGAGCGGGGCGAGTACGATCCCGCTGCGCGGGCGGTCTGGACGCGGCTCCACGGGTGGCTCGTGGGGCTCGACAGGCGCATCGAAGACGTGGAGATCGTCGAGCGGGAAGGGCGCCGGGTGGCGGCGTTCCGTCGCTCGGGCGTCTCGCTCTCGATCATCGAGCTCTCCGACGGGTACCGCGCCATGCTCTCCGTCGTGCTGGATCTCGCGATCCGCTATGCGCAGACCTTCTCTGCGCTCGACGATCCGCTCGCTGGCGAGGCCTTGGTGGCCATCGACGAGGTCGACCTCAACCTCCACCCTCGCTGGCAGCGGCGGATCATCGACCGGCTCACGAGCTTGTTTCCGGGCACGCGCTTCGTGCTGACCACGCACTCGCCCGCGGTGGTGCAGGCCGCCATCGACGACAAGGAGCGCGCGATCGCGGTCCTCGTGCTGGACGAGAAGCCGGGCGAGGGCACGACGGTGCGGCGGTTGACCGAGGGGGACCTGGAGCGGCTCGACGGTGCCGAGGTCGACTCGGTGATGGTCGATGGAGCCGTCTTCGATGTGCCCTCGCGCCTCTCACCGACGTACGAGGCGCTGGAAGTGGAGGCTGCCGAGCTCCGGCAGAAGATCGAGGGCGGCACGGCGACGGCGCGCGACCGGCAAAGATTGCTGAAGGTGCTGGACGAGCTTCAAGGCGTGCTCGCGCGGGAGGAGGAGCGGGAGGGCAAGGGCCCGCTGCTGTCCGAGATCGCGCGGACGCAGATCGCGCTGCTCAGGGTGCTGGATTCACAGCTTACCGCGAAGGGAGGGGGACGGCGTGATCCGGCTCCGGCGAAAGGGCGTCGCAGCGCCCGCTGA
- a CDS encoding ADP-ribosylglycohydrolase family protein has product MAIETIPIDREDRLAGVLLGTAVGDALGLPREGLSRRRAARLFGASPIEHRFVLGRGMISDDAEHACMTAQALLAAPGDAARFARALAWQLRGWLASLPAGVGYATLRAILKLWLGFSPERSGVFSAGNGAAMRAPILGAALALTPSRIDSMVRASTRLTHTDPRAEEGARIIALAAAYAAVRTPEQVNPAELLLMLRERVEDEELRRRLDCAAELLGRRASAEDFARAIGLHEGVSGFIVDTAPAALFCWLAHPGDFRRAVEDVILLGGDADSTGAIVGGLAGATLGARGIPGAWLDGIADFPRSIAWMRRLGARLARVFRGEQGEGAVAGEERDARAEGPLGLFWPVLPLRNWVFLALALGHGFRRMLPPY; this is encoded by the coding sequence ATGGCCATCGAGACGATACCCATCGATCGCGAGGACCGCCTTGCCGGCGTCCTCCTTGGGACGGCGGTCGGCGACGCGCTCGGCCTGCCCAGAGAGGGCCTGTCGCGCCGCCGCGCCGCCCGCCTTTTCGGCGCGTCGCCGATCGAGCACCGCTTCGTGCTCGGCCGCGGGATGATCAGCGACGACGCCGAGCACGCGTGCATGACGGCCCAGGCCCTCCTGGCCGCGCCGGGGGACGCGGCGCGGTTCGCGCGCGCGCTCGCGTGGCAGCTCCGCGGCTGGCTCGCCTCGCTGCCGGCGGGCGTCGGTTACGCCACCTTGCGGGCGATCCTCAAGCTGTGGCTCGGGTTCTCTCCAGAGAGGAGCGGCGTCTTCTCGGCCGGCAACGGCGCCGCGATGCGCGCGCCGATCCTGGGCGCGGCCCTCGCGCTCACGCCGTCGCGAATCGATTCGATGGTGCGCGCGTCCACCCGCCTCACGCACACAGATCCGCGCGCCGAGGAGGGCGCGCGGATCATCGCCCTTGCCGCCGCGTATGCGGCGGTGCGCACGCCGGAGCAGGTGAATCCGGCCGAGCTCCTTTTGATGCTCCGCGAGCGCGTCGAGGACGAGGAGCTCCGCCGCCGGCTCGACTGCGCGGCGGAGCTGCTCGGCCGGCGCGCCTCTGCGGAGGACTTCGCCCGGGCGATCGGCCTCCATGAGGGCGTGAGCGGCTTCATCGTGGACACCGCGCCAGCGGCCCTGTTCTGCTGGCTCGCGCACCCGGGCGATTTCCGGCGCGCGGTGGAGGACGTGATCCTGCTCGGGGGCGACGCGGACAGCACGGGCGCGATCGTCGGCGGCCTCGCGGGCGCGACGCTGGGGGCGCGCGGGATCCCGGGAGCGTGGCTCGACGGCATCGCCGATTTCCCGCGATCGATCGCGTGGATGCGGCGGCTCGGCGCGCGGCTCGCGCGGGTGTTCCGGGGCGAGCAGGGGGAGGGCGCTGTGGCAGGGGAGGAGCGAGACGCCCGAGCGGAGGGGCCTCTCGGCCTCTTCTGGCCCGTGTTGCCGCTGCGCAATTGGGTCTTCCTGGCGCTGGCGCTGGGGCACGGCTTCCGGAGGATGCTGCCGCCTTACTGA